In the Tamandua tetradactyla isolate mTamTet1 chromosome 8, mTamTet1.pri, whole genome shotgun sequence genome, CTTGGCAGCATTGAGTTTATCCACATCACTGTAGCAGTACAAATTGGGGCCATGGATGAGGTACAGGCCGGAACCACTGGCGGAACATGAGCTGGGGCCAAGGGACTTTCCCACACACAGGGCTCCATCAACCTCGTCATGGGGCCAAGGTAACGCTGTCCATGTAGCTTGAGCTCCTAACTTCAGGTCAAGCCACCACAGCCGCCGTCCTGGGAAGAATACATCAAACATAACATGCTTCCATGTCATAGAGATCCTAACCTGACCCGTCTCATAGCCTGGCAAGGAAATGTACCATGGAGAGTCAGCAGAACAAGCTATCCTTTAAAATCCAAAAGCCCCCTCACCTGACATCACATGGAGCCGAGAAGACCCAGGACAGATAAAGGCTGCATCCACAGACTCAAGGCTAAACCCATGGGGGCTCCCAAGTTCCTTCTCTAGCCTCTTTGGATAACCACTTACTAGGGTGTAACCTCCTTTTGTCAGGAAGATATACACCTGGGTGCCCTGGAGGACAAAGGACATTAATCAGTATAGATGGATATCCTTACACCAACCTCCACCTCAGGCCTCTCCCCAAACATTCACCTGGATCAGATAGAGTTTGTCCTCCCAGGAAAAGGCAGCATCCACTGTGGAAGGCCCTTGGGGCCACTGATGAGCAATGGGCCATCTGTGCCACCCATCTTGGCTGGTGTCCAGACGCCAGTAGTGGGACCCTGTGGGGTACCAGGGGTAGCTCCAGTGCTGGTGTTAAAAGCCCGGTAATGAAGAAGATAGTGACAGAGCAGCCAATGAGTCTCATAAGGGAGGACAGTATGTACATCGGGGCCAAGAGGGAGAAGGTGAGATTGGAGGGAGAAGTAAAGCAGGACTTGGGAAGCAATGTTGGGCATTGTGACCCAGTTGGAGCTGGAGTTAAGGCAAGCACGGAAGAAAGTGAACAAGTTGCCAGGTAAAACCAACACTCAGAGTCTGAGGAGGTTCTCTATGCTTCCCAGGTGTCTGTGTACGGAAGAGTGGTCATAGATAATGAGATATCATGGCAAGAAATTAAAGGGGGAAGTACCATGCAAGTTTCCACTGATTGTTCTCACTCTGGCAGTGTTCTCTAACCCTGTGAGGTGACAGGAGAGTGAGGGAGTAGCCAGGCCAGCGTCCCATTTATCTTCTCTCCTCACAACAATTTATTAAAGGAATTGTTTAGTCTCTTTCTTCCTCAACTCACTCCAATTACACTTCTGTTTCTCTCCTCCATTGAAACTGTTCTTGTCAAGGTCACAGTATTCTCCATCTTGCCAAATCCAAATGTTCTCAACTGCGGACTAAGACTCATCATTACCTGCCTGACTAACCCCAGAATCTGTAGTATCATTAGATGGCTTTATCTATGATGTCACAGATCAGGGGAGGGGTGTTTCCATTTCCCACTCAGAGGAGAAATCCCCTGGGGCTAGTGAAACCACCTCCTAAAGGGTCTAGGATACTTCTTGGCAGGTTTTCAATAATGAGAATACCTTGTTCCCAGGCAATTCAGTATTCAGAGGACTGGACATAGGAACCAAGTACCTGGGAAAGGATGGAGCTCCAGAGGATAACTTCTGGGCAAGCTAGAGGTCCTGGGAGGACATGGAGCAAGGAGGATATGAGGAGGTATAAGGACctgtgaggcacagagagggctCGGAAATGGGCATAGATGGTGCTGAGAGATAAACAATGAAGTTGGAGACTGGATGATAAGAGACAGGTCAAGAAATATGCAGCAGAGGAGATAAGAGGCATGAAAGGGCATGCCAAGGATGGGGAAGAGATGGGGCAAGGTAGGGACATAGTGATGAAGTTGGGTGAAATAGGTCAGGGATGGAAGACAGTGGAAGAGATGGGGGTATGGCAGGCAGAGATGGGGGAACTGGAGGGCATCTCTTACCACTGAAGGCATAGGTGGCACCATGGTTGTCAGATACCAGTGCAGACAAGACTAGATCTGGTCTACAGCGCACAGATACATCCCCATGACCATGGTGTGTAGCATTTCCATGGTGAGTCCTATTCCAGTATCCAGGGGCATGACCTTGGGATAGAAATAAATGAGAGGAACTCAGAGGAAGGTCAGAGATTAGAGTGAGGTCTAAGACAGAGAGATGGCTGGGGTTAGTGGGTAAGTGGGCTTCCATATGAGGGCAACAGGGAAAAGTCAAGATAGAAACCGAGGATAAGGGTTAAGTATTATAACACAGGGCCAGGTATTATAACACAGAGTTAAAATAGGAGCTGGAGCACATGGGATTCACAAAGTCAGGGGAGGTGGGTGAATTCTACTGGGTCCCAGGGGCTGATGCTTTCTCACCTCTGCCAGGGCAGGACATGAAGTAGTCTCGGATATCAAGAGGGTACCTGGGAGGCACCTCTCCTGTGACAGGGTTGAAACGTAAGAAGAGGTTACGCTGGAAGCAGTAGTGGCGGCCAAGCCATCTCAGGGCAGAGGTGCAGTTCCCAACAGCAGGCCAGGAACGCTCCTTCGCGGTTCTTGTAGCCAAATCCCAGAACCACTTGCGGTTACCTTGGTCCAATCAATCAACAAGCACATAGTGAGACCAGGTTCATCCTTGTACCTGCCCCAGACCCAGGAAGGGTCAGATAAGGTCCTGATCACAGAAAGCTCACAGTCCGGCAGGGTGAAAGCTGAGGGACTGGGAATACAATGAAATGCAGCAGCAAAAGGGCACATGATCAGCTCAGCAAGGGCAGGGCAGAGagtcagggaaaacttcccagagAAGGTGATATTTAATCTGAGATCTAAAGCAGAAGTCACAAGGCAGACAAGAGAGGCAGATGGAACTCCAGAGAGGAAAGAGCCTGAAGCCTGAGGCAAATTTTGCATACAGGGAAACAGCATTGTTTCTGGAGCTTAGTATCCAGGGTAAAGGTGTAAGGTGAGGTGAGGTTGAGCCCATAAACTTTGTCAAGGAAGGTCAGGTTAAGGAGCATACATTTGTCCTATGGTGAAATGAGTGACTTTTAGCATAATTACACCCAATGACTCCCATCACCCTCTCCTCCCCCTGCTTGAACTCTAGACCATAACCAGTTTATCCTAAGGAAGTCCCCAGCTGCATCACTATCACTGCCACTAGCACAATTGACCACACTAACACCATGAGCACCAATCCCCCAGCACCCCAGCATCTTGGACTCCAGCCTTCACTAACCTTGGAAGAAAAGGATGCCCTCATCGTGGCACTCTCCACGGTGACATTCCACAGCAGCATCCACTGGGGAAGGGATTCCAGGAAATTCTTCTTGGAGCAACTTTGGATGTCCTTTCTCCTTCTCAGGAGAGTATACCCAGACTTTGTCCCCCTGCATACAAAAGCACTCTCATTTAAGCTGTGCATCCCCCAATATTGCCACTTTGCACTCACACAACATCTTTGGGTTTGTTACACTTACGCAATGTCCTCCTGCAGCCCCACACACTCTCAGTCCATCTGTGGATAACAATATGCTGTCCCCTTGCACAAATACACACTTTGGATTTGATGATGCAAACCCAGATGCTATTACCATAACATACACATGTCGGGCTATGCAAAATCAGATACTCCTATGATACATATATTTGCAAAACCATCCATCTTTGCAAGCATATCCATACATAGTCATCCTTcagtcatccatccattcatccattcatttgtttatttattttctcattcaagAAAAATTGCTGTCTCTTACTATGTCAGGTACTATGTTAGGCACTGGGGATAAAGGGATAAAGACCATGCCTTTGCCTTCAAGGAGTTCACTGTACAAAAGCAGAAAGGGTCCATAGATCCTAGCTGTGCAGTTACTATGACTGATTGAAAGCATGAGGTATTTTGGGTATATAAGGGGAATGCCCAAGTCTGCCTAGAGAAGTCCTGGCAGACTTCTCCCAGAGGTCCCTCCCagaggaggaaacatttttgtcAAGAGTTGGAAAATGAATAGGAATTTTCCAGGCAGACAAGTGAGGAAGGGTGTTACCAGCAGAGGGAGCAGCACATACAGAGTGCAGTCAAGGAGGCACAGTGTGCTCAGAGGACTCTTGTAGTCTCAGGTGGCTAGCACATGGTGAATGTGGTAGGGGAGGAGGGAAGCCTGGAAGGATAATCAAGGGCCAGATCTGACTTGCCAGGACCAGGCACATAGTGGTGTCATTTACTATAATAGGGAACATAGAAGAAAGAGTTAGTTTATGGAACCATGACAAGTTCAGTTTGGGGGATACTGAATTTGAAGTACCTGTGTTAGAGATGTCTGTAGGAAATTGACTAGAGACATCTGGAGCTCAGAAGGGAAATTCAGATCTGGGGTCAACAGAGGAGGGAATCCTCAGAGCCATGGCTGTTTGGGATCACTCAGGGAGGGTGCTTAGAGGGGCTATGACAGATCcctgagggatatctgggcactGGCTGAGGATAAGAAGCCTGA is a window encoding:
- the HPX gene encoding hemopexin, which gives rise to MVRVLGAPLVLGLLGLCWSLAIAHPLPPAKGGNETKVDPDVIERCSDGWGVDAATLDDSGTMLYFKGEFMWKGHAWARELISEKWKNFTGPVDAAFRQGHDTVFLIKGDKVWVYSPEKEKGHPKLLQEEFPGIPSPVDAAVECHRGECHDEGILFFQGNRKWFWDLATRTAKERSWPAVGNCTSALRWLGRHYCFQRNLFLRFNPVTGEVPPRYPLDIRDYFMSCPGRGHAPGYWNRTHHGNATHHGHGDVSVRCRPDLVLSALVSDNHGATYAFSGSHYWRLDTSQDGWHRWPIAHQWPQGPSTVDAAFSWEDKLYLIQGTQVYIFLTKGGYTLVSGYPKRLEKELGSPHGFSLESVDAAFICPGSSRLHVMSGRRLWWLDLKLGAQATWTALPWPHDEVDGALCVGKSLGPSSCSASGSGLYLIHGPNLYCYSDVDKLNAAKTVPQPQKVTTLLGCNH